From the genome of Brevibacterium sp. JSBI002, one region includes:
- a CDS encoding peptidylprolyl isomerase, whose amino-acid sequence MDHLAQSRSHALNRRPQSAVVLTLAAFAVLVLLLLSGCGSSDSEGDSGGSSAAESDSSTAAGACSYPADSQAGAKDVEAPAEEPEAKGTVDATIATNAGDLAVTLDADRAPCTVNSFLSLAAQKYFDDTECHRLTTEGIYVLQCGDPTGTGSGGPGYSFADELDGSETYPAGTLAMANSGPDTNGSQFFVVYDDSSLPPDYTVFGQLDEKSTKTVADLAAKGTDSGAGDGSPKEKVTITEVTVAD is encoded by the coding sequence ATGGATCACCTCGCGCAGAGTCGCTCTCATGCCCTGAACCGTCGTCCGCAGTCAGCCGTTGTGCTGACCCTCGCTGCCTTCGCCGTCCTCGTTCTTCTGCTGCTGAGCGGATGCGGATCGTCTGATTCCGAGGGTGATTCCGGCGGCAGCTCCGCAGCCGAATCCGACTCATCAACCGCAGCGGGCGCCTGCTCGTACCCCGCCGATTCGCAGGCGGGCGCCAAGGACGTCGAAGCACCGGCAGAGGAACCGGAGGCGAAGGGCACTGTCGACGCCACCATCGCAACGAACGCTGGGGACCTCGCGGTGACTCTCGATGCCGACCGCGCTCCCTGCACCGTCAACAGCTTCCTGTCGCTGGCCGCGCAGAAGTACTTCGACGACACCGAATGCCACCGCCTGACCACCGAAGGCATCTACGTCCTCCAGTGCGGCGACCCCACAGGCACCGGTTCCGGCGGTCCGGGCTACTCGTTCGCCGATGAGCTCGACGGCTCCGAGACCTACCCGGCCGGCACTCTGGCCATGGCGAACTCCGGCCCGGATACGAACGGCTCCCAGTTCTTCGTCGTCTACGACGACAGCTCGCTGCCGCCCGACTACACCGTGTTCGGACAGCTGGATGAGAAGAGCACGAAGACCGTCGCGGATCTCGCTGCCAAGGGCACGGACTCCGGTGCCGGCGACGGCTCACCCAAGGAGAAGGTGACGATCACCGAGGTCACCGTCGCGGACTGA
- a CDS encoding MFS transporter encodes MSDAPVSRGVYKFAVFALAIGAFAIGVTEFATMGLLPMIAEELGITVPQAGHAVSFYAIGVVVGAPLITTVAAHMDRKLLLLCLMGLFALGNLASMLAPTAGLFNIARFVSGLPHGAYLGIGAVVAASLVPANRRGRAMSRVMLGLTIANIFGVPFAAALGNMFGWRSAYALVAALGVLTVLMVAIAVPRVSVGAGEVPSARGEIKALGRVQIILTLVAGSVGFGGMFAVYTYITPTMTDVAGVPGVAIPWVLAVYGLGMTAGSLIAGPLVDKSIERSATGGMILSALVLAAFGAFTHIAAIAIIALFLIGISGSMITTALQMRLFRESHDAPSLSAAMNHAAFNLANALGAWLGGIVITAGLGYRAPAWVGVGLCVSGLIVISIAIFLRRGGSPDPSTRTSVET; translated from the coding sequence TTCGCTGTCTTCGCCTTGGCGATCGGCGCCTTCGCCATCGGGGTGACCGAATTCGCGACCATGGGCCTGCTGCCGATGATCGCCGAGGAGCTGGGCATAACAGTCCCCCAAGCCGGGCATGCGGTGTCGTTCTACGCCATCGGCGTCGTCGTCGGCGCACCCCTGATCACCACCGTCGCAGCACACATGGATCGCAAGCTGCTGCTCCTGTGCCTGATGGGCCTCTTCGCCCTGGGCAACCTCGCCTCGATGCTCGCCCCGACGGCCGGACTGTTCAACATCGCACGCTTCGTCTCCGGCCTGCCGCACGGAGCTTATCTCGGTATCGGAGCCGTCGTCGCCGCCTCCCTCGTCCCGGCCAATCGCCGCGGCCGGGCCATGTCGCGGGTGATGCTCGGACTGACGATCGCGAACATCTTCGGCGTGCCCTTCGCCGCAGCCCTCGGCAATATGTTCGGCTGGCGCAGCGCCTACGCCCTCGTCGCCGCCCTCGGAGTGCTCACTGTCCTCATGGTCGCCATCGCCGTGCCGCGCGTCAGTGTCGGAGCCGGTGAGGTTCCCTCGGCCCGAGGCGAGATCAAGGCGCTCGGCCGCGTCCAGATCATCCTCACCCTCGTCGCGGGCTCCGTCGGCTTCGGCGGCATGTTCGCCGTCTACACCTATATCACCCCGACGATGACGGACGTCGCCGGCGTCCCCGGCGTCGCGATCCCGTGGGTGCTCGCCGTCTACGGCCTGGGCATGACCGCCGGATCGCTGATTGCAGGACCCCTGGTCGACAAGTCCATCGAACGCTCGGCCACGGGCGGCATGATCCTCTCGGCTCTCGTGCTCGCCGCGTTCGGTGCCTTCACCCACATTGCGGCCATTGCGATCATCGCCCTCTTCCTCATCGGCATCTCCGGGTCCATGATCACCACGGCCCTGCAGATGCGTCTGTTCCGCGAATCCCATGACGCCCCGAGCCTGTCCGCGGCCATGAACCACGCCGCCTTCAACCTCGCCAATGCGCTCGGCGCGTGGCTCGGCGGAATCGTCATCACCGCCGGCCTCGGCTACCGAGCACCGGCGTGGGTGGGCGTGGGCCTGTGCGTGTCCGGGCTCATCGTCATCTCCATTGCGATCTTCCTTCGCCGAGGCGGCTCCCCCGACCCGAGCACCCGCACCTCCGTCGAGACCTGA